One genomic region from Lineus longissimus chromosome 6, tnLinLong1.2, whole genome shotgun sequence encodes:
- the LOC135489017 gene encoding histone H2B produces MAPKVSSKGSKKTASKAKAQRSGDKKRRRRRKESYSIYIYKVLKQVHPDTGISSKAMSIMNSFVNDIFERIAAEASRLTHYNKKSTITSREIQTAVRLLLPGELAKHAVSEGTKAVTKYTSSK; encoded by the coding sequence ATGGCACCAAAAGTATCGAGCAAGGGAAGCAAGAAGACGGCCTCTAAGGCCAAGGCCCAGCGATCTGGGGACAAGAagcgaaggaggaggaggaaagaGAGCTACAGCATCTACATCTACAAAGTGCTAAAGCAAGTTCACCCCGACACCGGTATCTCGAGCAAGGCGATGTCGATCATGAACAGTTTCGTGAATGATATCTTTGAGAGAATTGCAGCCGAGGCATCCCGCCTGACTCACTACAACAAGAAGTCGACCATCACGAGTCGGGAAATCCAGACAGCTGTCCGTCTTCTGTTGCCAGGAGAGCTCGCTAAGCACGCTGTCAGCGAGGGTACCAAGGCCGTCACCAAGTACACCAGCTCCAAGTAA
- the LOC135489014 gene encoding histone H2A has protein sequence MSGRGKGGKTKGKAKSRSSRAGLQFPVGRIHRLLRKGNYAERIGAGAPVYLAAVMEYLAAEVLELAGNAARDNKKSRIIPRHLQLAIRNDEELNKLLSGVTIAQGGVLPNIQAVLLPKKSGSAKK, from the coding sequence ATGTCTGGACGAGGAAAGGGAGGAAAGACAAAAGGAAAGGCAAAGAGCAGGAGTTCAAGGGCCGGACTTCAGTTCCCAGTTGGTCGTATCCACCGTCTGTTGAGGAAGGGAAACTATGCCGAGCGTATCGGAGCTGGAGCGCCAGTATATCTTGCAGCCGTCATGGAATATTTGGCAGCCGAGGTCCTCGAGTTGGCAGGCAATGCAGCCCGTGACAATAAGAAATCCAGGATCATCCCTAGACATCTCCAACTCGCCATCCGTAATGACGAAGAGTTGAACAAGCTTCTCTCCGGTGTCACCATCGCCCAAGGTGGTGTGTTGCCAAACATCCAGGCTGTCCTTCTCCCCAAGAAGTCTGGAAGCGCCAAGAAGTAA
- the LOC135489149 gene encoding histone H2B, translated as MAPKVSSKGSKKTASKAKAQRSGDKKRRRRRKESYSIYIYKVLKQVHPDTGISSKAMSIMNSFVNDIFERIAAEASRLTHYNKKSTITSREIQTAVRLLLPGELAKHAVSEGTKAVTKYTSSK; from the coding sequence ATGGCACCAAAAGTATCGAGCAAGGGAAGCAAGAAGACGGCCTCTAAGGCCAAGGCCCAGCGATCTGGGGACAAGAagcgaaggaggaggaggaaagaGAGCTACAGCATCTACATCTACAAAGTGCTAAAGCAAGTTCACCCCGACACCGGTATCTCGAGCAAGGCGATGTCGATCATGAACAGTTTCGTGAATGATATCTTCGAGAGAATTGCAGCCGAGGCATCCCGCCTGACTCACTACAACAAGAAGTCGACCATCACGAGTCGGGAAATCCAGACAGCTGTCCGTCTTCTGTTGCCAGGAGAGCTCGCTAAGCACGCTGTCAGCGAGGGTACCAAGGCCGTCACCAAGTACACCAGCTCCAAGTAA